One genomic window of Camelina sativa cultivar DH55 chromosome 5, Cs, whole genome shotgun sequence includes the following:
- the LOC104786683 gene encoding acyl-coenzyme A thioesterase 13-like isoform X2: protein MIMEKKIVEYLQLSDEVEEDGGEAQRLELEEEFSREGRSFYEVFSLRGIRVNRVDPGFISCSFKVPLRLTDRDRNLANGAIANLVDEVGGALVQIQGLPPCVSVDMSIAFLSQAKLGEELEVTSRLLGERGRYKGTLVVVRNKRTGEVIAEGRHSLFGRQASKL from the exons ATGataatggagaaaaaaattGTCGAGTATTTGCAACTGAGCGATGAGGTTGAAGAAGACGGCGGCGAGGCACAGCGACTGGAACTGGAAGAAGAGTTTTCACGGGAAGGAAGAAGCTTCTACGAGGTTTTTAGTCTCAGAGGAATCCGAGTCAACCGGGTCGACCCGGGTTTCATTTCCTGCTCCTTCAAGGTCCCTCTCCGTTTGACG GATAGAGACAGGAATCTAGCTAATGGTGCGATTGCGAATCTTGTGGATGAAGTTGGTGGAGCGCTTGTACAAATCCAAGGCTTACCTCCTTGTGTTTCTGTGGACATGTCTATTGCATTCCTTTCTCAAGCTAAGCTCGGT GAGGAGTTGGAGGTAACGTCGAGATTGTTAGGCGAGAGAGGACGTTATAAAG GAACACTTGTTGTAGTGAGAAACAAGAGGACCGGTGAGGTTATAGCAGAAGGTCGACATTCTTTGTTTGGCAGGCAAGCTAGTAAGCTCTGA
- the LOC104786685 gene encoding cell division cycle 20.2, cofactor of APC complex-like isoform X2, with product MDTGGSSYLKAMARCPIQRSFLPRDTSKENLDRFIPNRSAMDFDFAYWQLMERPPNLNDDQQATKKTSNSNSSSGYSNSSGNLPTTADNVLAIALHHTVYLWDASKGSTTELVTVDEDTGPVTSINWAXRKPPRHIPKTFERMLDVHDLADDFYLNLLDWGTDNVLAIALYHTVYLWDASKGSTTELVTVDEDTGPVTSINWAADGRYLAVGLNSSQVQIWDCADCRRLRTLECGHASRVGSLAWNDLILTTGGMDGKIINNDVRVRSHVVNTYRGHTLQVCGLKWSGSGQHLASGGNDNVVNIWDRSSSTQRLHRLVEHTSAVKALAWCPFQTNLLATGGGEGDGSIKFWNTRTGACLNTVETGSQVSSLLWSNKERELLSSHGFTQNQLTLWKYPSMVKMAELNGHTSRVLYTAQSPNGCTVASAGADERLMFWNVFGVPEVAKKVVVPEPFSHVNRIR from the exons ATGGATACAGGAGGTTCTTCCTACTTGAAGGCAATGGCTCGATGCCCAATTCAGCGATCCTTTCTCCCTAGAGATACCTCCAAAGAAAAC CTTGACAGATTCATTCCGAATAGATCAGCCATGGATTTTGACTTTGCCTACTGGCAGCTAATGGAAAGACCACCAAACCTGAACGATGATCAGCAGGCAACAAAGAAG ACCTCAAACTCCAACTCCTCCAGTGGCTACTCAAACTCCAGTGGGAATTTACCAACAACAGC TGATAATGTTTTAGCCATTGCATTGCATCATACTGTTTATCTCTGGGATGCTTCTAAGGGTTCTACTACTGAACTTGTCACTGTTGATGAAGATACGGGACCTGTCACAAGCATCAACTGGGCACNGCGTAAGCCGCCTAGACACATCCCTAAGACTTTCGAGAGAATGTTGGATGTTCATGACTTGGCCGATGACTTTTATCTCAACTTACTTGACTGGGGCACTGATAACGTTTTAGCCATTGCATTGTATCATACTGTTTATCTCTGGGATGCTTCTAAGGGTTCTACTACTGAGCTTGTCACTGTTGATGAAGATACGGGACCTGTCACAAGTATCAACTGGGCAGCAGATGGTCGTTATCTTGCTGTTGGGCTTAACAGCTCTCAAGTCCAGATTTGGGATTGTGCTGATTGTCGTAGACTGAGAACGTTGGAGTGTGGTCACGCGTCTAGAGTAGGATCGTTGGCATGGAACGATCTTATCTTGACAACGGGAGGAATGGATGGGAAGATCATCAACAACGACGTACGGGTTAGATCACACGTTGTGAATACGTACAGGGGTCACACTTTACAAGTTTGTGGGTTGAAGTGGTCAGGATCTGGACAGCACTTGGCAAGTGGTGGCAACGACAATGTGGTTAATATATGGGACCGTTCTAGTAGTACTCAGCGGCTGCACAGGCTTGTAGAGCACACATCTGCAGTTAAAGCTCTTGCTTGGTGCCCTTTCCAAACGAATTTGCTTGCAACTGGTGGCGGTGAAGGAGATGGGAGTATAAAGTTCTGGAATACTAGGACAGGAGCTTGCTTGAACACGGTAGAAACTGGCTCtcaagtttcttctttgttatggaGCAACAAGGAAAGAGAGTTGCTTAGCTCACATGGGTTTACTCAGAACCAGCTTACACTTTGGAAGTACCCATCTATGGTGAAAATGGCTGAGCTCAATGGTCACACATCACGTGTTCTATATACTGCCCAGAGTCCGAATGGTTGTACTGTAGCTTCTGCAGGAGCAGATGAGAGACTAATGTTTTGGAATGTCTTTGGAGTACCAGAGGTTGCCAAAAAAGTAGTAGTACCTGAGCCATTTTCTCATGTGAACCGTATTCGCTGA
- the LOC104786685 gene encoding cell division cycle 20.2, cofactor of APC complex-like isoform X1 encodes MDTGGSSYLKAMARCPIQRSFLPRDTSKENLDRFIPNRSAMDFDFAYWQLMERPPNLNDDQQATKKEQTSNSNSSSGYSNSSGNLPTTADNVLAIALHHTVYLWDASKGSTTELVTVDEDTGPVTSINWAXRKPPRHIPKTFERMLDVHDLADDFYLNLLDWGTDNVLAIALYHTVYLWDASKGSTTELVTVDEDTGPVTSINWAADGRYLAVGLNSSQVQIWDCADCRRLRTLECGHASRVGSLAWNDLILTTGGMDGKIINNDVRVRSHVVNTYRGHTLQVCGLKWSGSGQHLASGGNDNVVNIWDRSSSTQRLHRLVEHTSAVKALAWCPFQTNLLATGGGEGDGSIKFWNTRTGACLNTVETGSQVSSLLWSNKERELLSSHGFTQNQLTLWKYPSMVKMAELNGHTSRVLYTAQSPNGCTVASAGADERLMFWNVFGVPEVAKKVVVPEPFSHVNRIR; translated from the exons ATGGATACAGGAGGTTCTTCCTACTTGAAGGCAATGGCTCGATGCCCAATTCAGCGATCCTTTCTCCCTAGAGATACCTCCAAAGAAAAC CTTGACAGATTCATTCCGAATAGATCAGCCATGGATTTTGACTTTGCCTACTGGCAGCTAATGGAAAGACCACCAAACCTGAACGATGATCAGCAGGCAACAAAGAAG GAACAGACCTCAAACTCCAACTCCTCCAGTGGCTACTCAAACTCCAGTGGGAATTTACCAACAACAGC TGATAATGTTTTAGCCATTGCATTGCATCATACTGTTTATCTCTGGGATGCTTCTAAGGGTTCTACTACTGAACTTGTCACTGTTGATGAAGATACGGGACCTGTCACAAGCATCAACTGGGCACNGCGTAAGCCGCCTAGACACATCCCTAAGACTTTCGAGAGAATGTTGGATGTTCATGACTTGGCCGATGACTTTTATCTCAACTTACTTGACTGGGGCACTGATAACGTTTTAGCCATTGCATTGTATCATACTGTTTATCTCTGGGATGCTTCTAAGGGTTCTACTACTGAGCTTGTCACTGTTGATGAAGATACGGGACCTGTCACAAGTATCAACTGGGCAGCAGATGGTCGTTATCTTGCTGTTGGGCTTAACAGCTCTCAAGTCCAGATTTGGGATTGTGCTGATTGTCGTAGACTGAGAACGTTGGAGTGTGGTCACGCGTCTAGAGTAGGATCGTTGGCATGGAACGATCTTATCTTGACAACGGGAGGAATGGATGGGAAGATCATCAACAACGACGTACGGGTTAGATCACACGTTGTGAATACGTACAGGGGTCACACTTTACAAGTTTGTGGGTTGAAGTGGTCAGGATCTGGACAGCACTTGGCAAGTGGTGGCAACGACAATGTGGTTAATATATGGGACCGTTCTAGTAGTACTCAGCGGCTGCACAGGCTTGTAGAGCACACATCTGCAGTTAAAGCTCTTGCTTGGTGCCCTTTCCAAACGAATTTGCTTGCAACTGGTGGCGGTGAAGGAGATGGGAGTATAAAGTTCTGGAATACTAGGACAGGAGCTTGCTTGAACACGGTAGAAACTGGCTCtcaagtttcttctttgttatggaGCAACAAGGAAAGAGAGTTGCTTAGCTCACATGGGTTTACTCAGAACCAGCTTACACTTTGGAAGTACCCATCTATGGTGAAAATGGCTGAGCTCAATGGTCACACATCACGTGTTCTATATACTGCCCAGAGTCCGAATGGTTGTACTGTAGCTTCTGCAGGAGCAGATGAGAGACTAATGTTTTGGAATGTCTTTGGAGTACCAGAGGTTGCCAAAAAAGTAGTAGTACCTGAGCCATTTTCTCATGTGAACCGTATTCGCTGA
- the LOC104786683 gene encoding acyl-coenzyme A thioesterase 13-like isoform X1: protein MIMEKKIVEYLQLSDEVEEDGGEAQRLELEEEFSREGRSFYEVFSLRGIRVNRVDPGFISCSFKVPLRLTDRDRNLANGAIANLVDEVGGALVQIQGLPPCVSVDMSIAFLSQAKLGEELEVTSRLLGERGRYKGTLVVVRNQRTGEVIAEGRHSLFGRQASKL, encoded by the exons ATGataatggagaaaaaaattGTCGAGTATTTGCAACTGAGCGATGAGGTTGAAGAAGACGGCGGCGAGGCACAGCGACTGGAACTGGAAGAAGAGTTTTCACGGGAAGGAAGAAGCTTCTACGAGGTTTTTAGTCTCAGAGGAATCCGAGTCAACCGGGTCGACCCGGGTTTCATTTCCTGCTCCTTCAAGGTCCCTCTCCGTTTGACG GATAGAGACAGGAATCTAGCTAATGGTGCGATTGCGAATCTTGTGGATGAAGTTGGTGGAGCGCTTGTACAAATCCAAGGCTTACCTCCTTGTGTTTCTGTGGACATGTCTATTGCATTCCTTTCTCAAGCTAAGCTCGGT GAGGAGTTGGAGGTAACGTCGAGATTGTTAGGCGAGAGAGGACGTTATAAAGGAACACTTGTTGTTGTGAGAAATCAGAGGACCGGTGAGGTTATTGCAGAAGGTCGTCATTCTTTGTTTGGCAGGCAAGCTAGTAAGCTCTGA
- the LOC104789191 gene encoding putative F-box/kelch-repeat protein At2g29780, with the protein MALTPENSDDGSNGGDTTSDDLIFEIEIDNLAPREEDENLAPIPPRQIPELLITRTVALVRRCHYPRLSLISRAFFRVISSPVLYRRRLQLGVTEPVLYALIGFPYSYERFSRCHILNLNISESLREVPTFPPIYPGSSVVTFGYNMYVIGGLNGFNHPVSTVFVLDCRFHAWDNLSRMHRARYRPAAAVIDRKIYVIGGCERHHAYDGWIEVFDVEKRTWSTVPDPSHYISNMPGGGFVTSVVMQDRIYILDALCALVYEPRQGTWQSLGLESSTLMDFWRDPCCVIEDRLYSFDVLCVLKHPIVVFDPVEMVWNPVKGLDDGLPYLRYSVCQMANVGGKLMVLATSNTIYNDTWCIEITLERREGGEIWGTVDSKDIVLISGTSPSIDLSCSVTV; encoded by the coding sequence ATGGCTTTGACCCCTGAAAATTCCGACGACGGATCTAATGGCGGAGATACAACTTCCGATGATTTGATCTTTGAAATTGAAATAGATAATCTTGCTccgagagaagaagatgagaatctTGCTCCGATTCCTCCTCGACAAATCCCAGAGTTACTCATCACAAGAACCGTAGCACTAGTCCGGAGATGTCATTACCCGAGGCTATCTCTCATCTCCAGAGCTTTCTTTCGCGTCATCTCTTCGCCGGTACTCTACAGAAGGCGCTTGCAACTCGGCGTCACCGAACCGGTTCTTTATGCCTTGATCGGATTCCCTTATAGTTACGAACGTTTCTCGAGATGTCACATTCTCAACTTAAACATCTCAGAAAGCTTGCGCGAGGTCCCTACATTTCCTCCTATATATCCTGGATCTTCTGTGGTCACATTCGGATACAATATGTATGTGATCGGTGGTTTGAACGGGTTTAATCACCCTGTATCGACTGTGTTTGTCCTCGACTGTAGATTCCACGCGTGGGACAATCTCTCAAGGATGCACAGGGCTCGCTACCGTCCAGCCGCCGCAGTCATTGACAGAAAGATTTATGTCATCGGAGGTTGCGAGAGGCATCATGCATATGATGGTTGGATCGAAGTGTTCGATGTAGAGAAAAGAACTTGGAGTACTGTGCCTGATCCATCCCACTACATCTCTAATATGCCAGGAGGAGGGTTTGTCACATCTGTGGTGATGCAGGATAGGATTTACATTTTGGATGCTCTCTGTGCTTTGGTCTACGAACCAAGACAAGGTACATGGCAGTCTTTGGGACTTGAATCATCTACGTTGATGGATTTTTGGCGCGACCCGTGTTGTGTGATTGAGGATCGCTTGTATAGCTTTGATGTACTGTGTGTTCTTAAACATCCAATAGTGGTATTTGATCCAGTTGAAATGGTTTGGAATCCTGTCAAGGGTTTAGACGATGGCTTGCCTTACCTCAGATACTCTGTGTGTCAAATGGCGAATGTGGGTGGAAAGCTGATGGTTTTGGCCACTTCAAACACCATCTATAATGATACTTGGTGCATAGAGATCACGTTAGAAAGACGTGAAGGAGGTGAGATTTGGGGGACGGTCGATTCAAAGGATATTGTGCTTATCTCCGGGACCTCGCCTTCTATTGATCTTTCTTGCTCTGTTACGGTTTGA
- the LOC104786686 gene encoding uncharacterized protein LOC104786686 — MIMEKKIVEYLQLSDEVEEDGGEAQRLELEEEFSREGRSFYEVFSLRGIRVNRVDPGFISCSFKVPLRLTDRDGNLANGAIANLVDEVGGALVQIQGLPFCVSVDMSIAFLSTAKLGELEITSRLLGVRGGYTGTLVVVRNNETGEIIAEGRHSLFGRQASKL; from the exons ATGataatggagaaaaaaattGTCGAGTATTTGCAACTGAGCGATGAGGTTGAAGAAGACGGCGGCGAGGCACAGCGACTGGAACTGGAAGAAGAGTTTTCACGGGAAGGAAGAAGCTTCTACGAGGTTTTTAGCCTCAGAGGAATCCGAGTCAACCGGGTCGACCCGGGTTTCATTTCCTGCTCCTTCAAGGTCCCTCTCCGTTTGACG GATAGAGACGGGAATCTAGCTAATGGTGCGATTGCAAATCTTGTGGATGAAGTTGGTGGAGCGCTTGTACAAATCCAAGGCTTACCTTTTTGTGTTTCTGTGGACATGTCTATTGCATTCCTTTCTACAGCTAAGCTCGGT GAGTTGGAGATAACGTCGAGATTGTTAGGCGTGAGAGGAGGTTATACAGGAACACTTGTTGTAGTCAGAAACAATGAGACCGGAGAGATTATAGCAGAAGGTCGTCATTCTTTGTTTGGCAGGCAAGCTAGTAAGCTCTGA